GCGCCCCCGCCCGCGCGCACAGCGGGCCGGCCGCCCAGAAGGCTTCGATGCCACGCTCGTGCGCGCGCCGGCCCACCTCGGCGTGGAAGCGCGGGCCTTCGTCGCCGACCTCGGCCATGTCGCCCAGGATCAGCCAGCGCGGCCCCGGCAGGCCGGCCAACACCTCGATGGCCGCGAGCACCGAGTCGGGGTTGGCGTTGTAGCTGTCGTCGACCAGCGTCACCGGGCCAGCCGGCGACACCAGCCGGTGCAGTTGCGAACGCCCGGCCACCGGGCGGAAGGCTGCGAGCCCGGCCTGCACCGCGGCGAGCCTCTCGCCCGCGGCCAGTGCACAGGCGGCGGCGGCAGCGGCGTTGCGCAGGTTGTGCGTGCCGGGCGCGTGCAGACTGAGCGTCACGGTGCCGGCGGGCGTGGCCAGCTCGAGCGCCCAGGCTGCGGCCGCGGTGTCCCAGGTGCCGGTGGCCACCACGTCGGCGCCGCTGCCTTCACCGCCGAAGCTCAGCACGCGCCGGGCCCCGGCGCGCTGGCGCCAGCGCGCCGTGAACACGTCGTCGGCCGGAATCACCGCCGTGCCACCGGCCGGCAGCGCGTCGATGACGGCGCCGTTTTCGTCGGCCACGGCCTCGACGCTCTTCATGAACTCCAGGTGCTCGCGCTGCGCGTTGTTCACCAGCGCCACCGTGGGCTGCGCCAGCGAGGCCAGCAGCGCGATCTCGCCCGCGTGGTTCATGCCCAGCTCCACCACGGCGGCGCGGTGCCCGTGCTCGTCGTCCTGGCGCAACCGCAGCAGCGTCAGGGGCACGCCGATGTGGTTGTTCAGATTGCCTTCGGTGGCCAGCATGCCCGGCCCGTGGGCGGCACGCAGGATGGCCGCCACCATCTGCGTGACGGTGGTCTTGCCGTTGCTGCCCGTCACCGCCACCAAGGGCAGGTGGAGACGATGCCGCCAGCCCTGCGCCAGCTGCTGCAGGGCGGCCAGCGTGTCGGCCACGTGGAGCCCCGGCAGGCCGCCGGGGCTGGCCGGGCCCAGCGCATCGGCCCGGCTGGCCAGCACGGCCACGGCGCCGCTCGCCTTGGCCTGGGCGATGAAGTCGTGGCCGTCGAAGCGTTCGCCGCGCAGCGCCACGAACAGGTCGCCCGGGTTGATCGTGCGCGTGTCGGTGTGCACCCGCGCAAAGCCCCGCTCGGCCGGGCCGACCACCGTGCTGCCCGGCAGCAGCGCCTGGGCCTGGGCCAGCGTCATCATGCGCGGGTCCTCCGGGCGGCCAGCGCGGCCTGCACCTCGTCGGCGTCGGAGTAGGGGTGGGCGATGCCCGCGATGACCTGCGTCGTCTCGTGGCCTTTGCCGGCCACCAGCACCACGTCACCCGGTGCTGCCTCGCGCAGCGCACGCGCGACGGCCTGACGGCGGTCGACCACGCCCTCGGCCTCGCCCGAGGCACCGGCCAGCACCTGCGCGACGATGGCGGCCGGGTCCTCGCTGCGCGGGTTGTCGCTGGTCACGATCACACGGTCGGCCCGCTGCGTGGCGACGGCGCCCATGCGCGGACGCTTGGTGGCGTCGCGGTCGCCGCCGCAGCCGAACACGCACACCAGCCGGCCGCCGCGGGCGCGGGCCATCGGCCGCAGCGTGGCCAGCACCTGCTCCAGCGCGTCGGGCGTGTGGGCGTAGTCGACGACGGCCTCGACGTCGTCGCCCTCGGCCGAGATGCGCTGCAGCCGCCCGGGAACCGGCGTCACCGCGCCCAGTGCAGCCACCGCCTCGGCCAGCGGCACGCCCACGGCACGCAGGCCACCCAGCACGACCAGCAGGTTGCTGGCGTTGAACTCCCCCACCACCGCGGTGGTGAGCGTCTGCCGGGCGCTGCCTTCGGTGACCTCGAACACCAGCCCGTCGGGCCCGTACTGGCGGGCCCCGGCCACCAGCCTCGCGGGGCCGTGGAGCGAGACGGTCCACACGTCGAGGCCGCTGCCGCTCAGTTCAGCCGCCAGCCTGGCGCCGAAGGCGTCGTCGACGTTCACCACCGCGGCCTTCAGGCCCGGCCAGTCGAACAGGCGGCGCTTGGCGGCGCCGTAGGCCGCCATCGTGCCGTGGTAGTCGAGATGGTCTTGCGTGAGGTTGGTGAACAGGGCGATGTCGATGGCGCAGCCGTCGAGCCGGTGTTCCACGAGGCCGATCGACGAGGCCTCCAGCGCGCAGGCCGTGAGCCCGTCGCGCACGAAGCGGGCCAGCGTGGCGTGCAGTGTCAGGGTGTCGGGCGTCGTCAGGCCGGTGGCCTGCAGCTGCCCCGGCCCGCGCCGCGACGGCGGCTCACCCACGCCCAGCGTGCCCACCACGCCGGCCGGCCGGCCCAGGGCCGAGAGGGCCTGCGCCGTCCACCACGCGGTGCTCGTCTTGCCGTTGGTGCCGGTGGTGGCGACCACTGTGAGCCGCTCCGATGGCCGGCCGAAGACGTCGTGCGCCACCGCGCCCGCGGCCGCCTTCAGCCCTGGCAGCGAGGCCAGGCGCACGTCGGCGCCCAGGCCGAAGGCCGCGACGCCGTCGGCCTCCACCAGACAGGCAGCGGCACCGGCAGCCAGCGCCGCCGGCACGAAGCCGCGCGCATCGACGACCCGCCCCGGCCCCGCCACGAAGCCGTCCCCCGGCCGCACCCGTCGGCTGTCGGCAACCAGCGTGCCGCGCACGCGCTCGCGCAGCCAGTCGGCCGCCTGCGCCGGGGTGTGCAGCGCCTGCACTAAAAGCTCTCCTGCGCGGCCGGCTCGACCTTGGTGGCGATCTGCGCCTTGACGTCGAGGTCGGGCGCCACGTTCATGCCGCGCAGCGTCTGCGCCACGATCTGACTGAACACCGGCGCGGCAATCTCGCCCCCGTAGTACACGCCCTTGCCCGGCTCGTCGACCATGACCGCCACCACGATGCGCGGCTCGCTCACCGGCGCCAGCCCGACGAAGAACGAGCGGTACTTGCTGGTGCTGTAGGTCTTGCCCTCGAGCTTGCGTGCGGTGCCCGTCTTGCCGCCCACCGAGTAACCCAGCGCCTGCGCCTTGGGCGCGGTGCCGCCGGGGCCCGCGGCCAGACGCAACATCTCGCGCACGGCGCGCGCAGTCTCGGGGCTGATCACGCGCTGGCCGGCGACAGCCGGCGCAGCGCCTTGGGCATCCTGGCGCTGGCCGGCGACCGCCGGCGCAGCGCCCTCCTCGCGCTTGAGCATGCTCACCGGCAGCAGCTGCCCGTCGCTGGCGAACACCGTGTAGGCCCGCGCGATCTGGAACAGGCTGGCCGACAGGCCGTAGCCGTAGCTCATCGTGGCCTTCTCGATCTCGCGCCAGCCCTGGTAGGGGCGCAGCCGGCCCGTGACGGCACCCGGGAAGTCGATCTGCGGTCGCTGCCCCAGTCCGATGGCCGTGTACAGCGCGTGCATCTCGCGCGAGGGCATCGGCAGCGCCATCTTCACGGTGCCGACGTTGCTGCTCTTCTGGATGACCTCGGCCACGCTGAGCACGCCGTGCGGGCGGGCGTCGTTGATGCGGCGGCCGCCGACGATGATGTGCCCCGGCGCGGTCTCGATGCGTGTCTCGGGCCGCCAGGGTCCACGCTCCAGCGCCAGCGCGGCGATGAAGGGCTTCATCGTCGAGCCGGGCTCGAACACGTCGGTCAATGCGGCGTTGCGCAGCCTCTCGCGGCGCATGGTGGCGCGCTGCGCGGGGTCGTAGCTCGGGTAGTTGGCCAGTGCCAGCACCTCGCCGGTCTTGACGTCGAGGACCACCACGCTGCCCCGCTGCGCGCGGTGCTCGATCACCGCCTCCCGCAGCCGCTGCCAGGCGAAGAACTGGACCTTGCTGTCGATGGCGAGCTGCACGTCCTCGCCGTGTCGTGGATCGGCCTGTTCGCCGATGTCCTCGACCACACGGCCGAAGCGGTCGCGCACCACCGTGCGCTGGCCGGCACGGCCCGACAGGCGACCGTCGAAGGCCAGCTCGACGCCATCGATGCCCGCGCCCTGCAGGCCCTGTCCGACGAGCTGGGTGAAGCCCACCACGTGCGCGGCCGACTCGCCCTCGGGCCAGCGGCGCTGGAAGTCCGGCACCTGGTGCAGGCCCTTGAGCTGCAGCGCCCGCAGGGCCTGCCACTGCTCGTCGGTGGCGTGGCGCTTGAGCAGCACCGTGCCGGTGGCGCCGTCGAGCCGGTCCTGGAGCTCGGCGTAGGGCATTTTCAGCGCCGCGGCCAGGGCGCGGCGCTGGGCCACATCGGCCGCGAAGCTGTGCGTGTCCACCTGCACGCTGGGCATGGCCACGCTGGTGGCCAGCAGCTGGCCGTGGCGGTCGAGGATGCGGCCGCGGCTGGCCGGCAAGGGCTGCGTCACGACGAAGCGCTTCTCGCCCTCGGCCTGGTAGAAGTCGGTGTGCAGGATCTGCAGCCACACGGCGCGCAGGAACAACGCCGCAAAGCCCACCGCCACCAGGGCGACCACGAGGCGGGAGCGCCAGGGTGGCGTCGGGCTGGCCAGCAGCGGGCTGGTGGCGTAGCTGACGCTGCGGACGCTGCCCGCGGCGCCCCCGGCAGCCTTGGCGCGGGCTCCGCTGGCGTGCTGGCGGCCGGCAGCGCTCATCGCGCGGCCCCCACCGCGGCTGGCGCGTCGTCGACGTACACCGTGACGGCGGGCGTGATGCTGCCCATCTTGAGCTGCTCGCGGGCCACGCGCTGCACGCGGGCGTGTGTGGCCTGCGCCTGGCGCTCGGCGTCCAGGCGCTTGTATTCGGCGTCGAGCTGACGCTGCTCGGCGCGCGCGCGGTCGAGCTCCGCAAAGGCCCGGCGCGACTCATAGGCCGTGCGCACCAGACCCAAGGCGCTGGCCAGCAGCAGCGCGACCAGCAGCAGGTCGAGCTTGCGCGTCATGCCGGCACCGCCGTGCGCTCGGCCACGCGCATCAGCGCCGAGCGTGCGCGTGGGTTGGCCGCCACCTCGGCCGCCGACGGCCTGACCCGCGCCAGCGCCCGCAGGCGCAGCGGCTTCGGGGGAGCCATGGGCGCGCGGCGGTCAACGACATCGCGGCTCTCGGCGGCGATGAAAGTCTTGACGATGCGGTCTTCCAGCGAGTGGAAGCTGATGACGACGAGCCGGCCGGCGGGCGCCAGCAGCGCCAGCGCCGCCTTCAGGCCCTGTTGCAGCGCCTCAAGCTCGGCGTTGACGTGAATCCGAAGAGCTTGAAACGTGCGCGTTGCAGGGTCCTGGCCCGGCTCGCGGGTCTTGACGGCACGAGCCACGAGCGCGGAAAGCTCAAAAGTCGTGCGGACGGGAGCGCCGCTTTCGCGGCGAGCGACAAGCGCCTTTGCAATGGCAGCAGCAAACCGTTCTTCGCCATGTTCACGAATCACCTCTTCGATGGTCTTGGTATCGGCCCGGGCCAGGAACTCGGCGGCGGTCTCGCCGCGCGTGGTGTCCATGCGCATGTCCAGCGGTGCATCGGCGCGGAAGCTGAAGCCGCGCGACGGGTCATCGAGTTGCGGCGAGCTCACGCCCAGGTCGAGCAGCACGCCCTGCACCTGCGCGATGCCCAGAGCGGCCAACTCGGCCGTCATGTCGCCGAAGCTTGCATGGCGGACGGCAAAGCGCGGATCGGTGATGCGCGCGGCCTCGGCCAGCGCCGCCGGGTCCTTGTCGAAGGCCACCAGCCGGCCCCCCGGCGCCAGCTTCGCCAGCACAGCGCGACTGTGGCCGCCGCGGCCGAAGGTGCCGTCGACGTAGGTGCCCGCCGGCTGCGTCACGAGCGCCTCGACGGCCTCGTCCCGCAGCACGGTGGTGTGGGAGCCTGTGGCAAGAGGGGAGTACACGGGCGGGGCGTACACGGGCATCACCGGATCACCAGGCTTTTCAGCGCCTCGGGCGCGCCCAGCGCGATGGCGGTGGCCTCGCGCACCTCGTAGCGCTGCAGATCCCAGATCTCGAAGCTGGAGCCCATGCCCAGGAGCTTGACCTCGCGGTCCAGCGCCGCCCAGCCGCGCAGCTCCGGCGGGATCAGCACGCGGCTGCCGCTGTCGATCTCCACGTCCGTCGCGCTGCCGATGTACAGGCGGCGCCAGGCGTCGTGCTCCTGCGGCAGGGCCAGCAGCTGGGCCTCGAAGGGCTCCCAGACGCTGATCGGGAACAGGCTCAGGCAGCCGTGCGGGTGCTTGGCGACGACCAGCTGGCCGTTCACCGAGGCCATGAGCTGCTCGCGCCAACGCGCGGGCACCGTCAGGCGGCCCTTGGCGTCCAGCGTCAGCACCGGCCCCCCGCGAAATGTCATGCCCGACGACCTCCCCTAGGGTGGGCCTCTCACGAAGAGAGGCCCACAATTTCCCACAAATCACCACTAAACACCACTGTAGCGCAAGCCAAGGCCCGGCGTCAACGCGGCGCCTCAGAAAAATCAATGAAATCAACGACTTAGCCGTCGATCTTGATGTGCCGCGGGGAAAAAGTCGTTCCTAGTGAACGACTTGGCACCAAGACTGAAAGTGGTTTCGAGGGCGGGAAGGCCGCCCGAGGGCGTCAAGCCAGGGGGTTGGGAACCCCAAAGAGGCCCGGTTCCTCACCAAGCCCCGGCGACAGTGCCGGCCAGACGGACACTTCAGAGGCCGGGCCGCCGGGCTGGGGAATCCCCGGCCGAGACGTCATGAACTCGCTCGACACGCCCCTGCACCCGGGGCGCTCGCGGTCGCCGCCTTCATGGATCGCAGCGTCGGCGTGCTGTGGGAACCGCATTGCACGCCACAGCCCAGCTTCCCGCTGAGACGGCATGCGCTGAGCGCCGGCTCCGTCAAGCCGCTTGCCGGAGTCCTTGATCCAACTCGCGCGCGTGGTGACCGATCTTCAATGCCGAGGGCATCTCAGGCAGGGATTGGTCGAGCGCCGAGCAGACGGCTTCCTGCCACGGCGTGCAATAGATGAGATCGTTGAGGCTTCTCATGGCTTGCAAGGGTTCTTCGTAACAGTCCCGATCGTCCAGGAATTGGATATTGGTCAGCACGGTGCTGGGGTCGACCAAACAGACCACGTTCGGCAGAATTTCGATCCAGTCCCACGAGGCTGCGGCCAGACGGCCGTCAACCATCGCGCCCCAAACGGTATCGCCCACACGGCGGCCGTCACCAAGTGCCTCGGGCTGCACCCTGGTGCCGAGATGGAAGAAGGGCAAGAGTCCATCGAAGCGCTTTTGGGGATAGCATTCGAAGCGCGGAAGACTCAATACTTGCCAGGACAACAGTCTCATGCTGAAACTCCTAGAGTTCGGGTTGTGTTTCGATCTTCCGCAGTGCGATCCATTGAAGCTACTCGTCAAGGTTGGCGATGGCCGGTGAGAAATGATCCCTCAGGACTTTCAGCAACTGGGCTTGTCCAAGGACCGCGCCTCCTTCGAGGCCGGCCTGGTGGCCATTGCCCAGTCGCTGGACTTTGAGATCGCCAGCGCGGCCGTCGCTGTCGACAGGCCGGGCCGGGAACCGATCTTCGAGATGCTTGGCAACATCCCCTTAGCGTGGAGCGAGGCGGCGCGCGATGCCTCTGACGCGGCCCGTGATCCCGTGATGCAGCGCATGCGCAATTCCGGCGTGCCTTTTGCCTACGACCAGCAGCTTTATGTGGCCGAGGGTGCCGGCGACCTTTGGGAGTCGCAGGCGCCGTTCGGTTACCGCACAGGGATCGCCATCGCGATGCACCTGCCCGGCGGGCACCACTTCCTCTTGGGCGTAGACCGCTCCCGCGCCCTGCCCGCTGAACGTGTTGCAGCCAACCGGCTTGTGGCCGACATCTGCCTGCTGGCAGTGCACGCGCAGGAAGCGGCGATGCGCGTGCTCTTGCCCGACACGCCGCAGCCTGCGCCCGCGCAGAGGCTCACTCGGCGCGAGGTCGAGGTCCTGAACTGGACCAAAGAAGGCAAGTCGGCCTGGGCGGTAGGCCAGATTCTCGGCATGAGCGAAGCGACCGTGCAATCCCATCTGCGGAACGTCCGCCGCAAGATGGGCGTGTCCAGCAAGCATCAGGCGATCCTGCGGGCCATCGCCCTGGGCCTCATCACCCAGTGACGCAACAAGGGCCGTATCACGGCCTATCGGGTGTGTCAACTCGCCAGCCCATGTGACTGGAGACGAACTGCTCAGCTTGGTGAAATCTCCCCAACGGTCAATGTCGACCAACCCCGGAGGCCACCATGTTTGAGAACCCGACCCTGAACTTCCCCCGCGGCGACTGGCTCACCGCCCTCATCAGCCTGTTCGTCGGAGCCTGAGCGTCACACTAATCGGAGGGCTGCGCTGCCCTTCGTCTGATGGTTCCCGGGCCTGAATGCGTTGGTGATCGCATTTGAGTCTTGCACACGGAGAGGGTCCCTCATGCTCTCAGTGTGCTTCGGCCACGCAATGAGCGTGGCTTTTTTTCGTCACCGCGAGGATCCGCTTTGCCCAACAGTCCCGGCCATACCCGCGCCATCGATCCTGCCCAAGGACCTGTTCAGCGCTGAGCTCCGGAGTTCCAGCCCGTGCGCGGTCCGGCACATGAGGTTCGCGACCAACGGTCTCACAAGAGTCCCGCTTCGAACGCCTTGGCGACAGCCTGCGCCTCGCTGGCACAGCCAAGCCGCTTCACGGCACTGGTCAAGTACCTGTTGACGGTGTGCTCGGACATCGACAGCAGCATGCCCGTCTCCCATGTGGACTTGCCCTGCGAGGCCCAGGCCAGAACGTCGCGTTCACGGGCAGACAGGTCGATCACCTGGCGGTCGATCTGATCGGGGAGCAACAGCCTGTAGGCGGCGTCCTGAACGAAGGCCACCAGAAGTTGCAGACTCGCGAACAGGCGCATCCGCTCGGCGTGGTTACCTGGAAGCGGTTCGTCACGGTCCATGCCGATGGCGCAGAAGCGGCGACCTGGCTTCGAGTGCAGCACCGCGCCGATTCCTGTCTTGAAGCCGAAGGGCGCTTGATGCTCCCAGAGGTCACCCGCGCCGCTGCCCGCGTAAAGATCTTGGTCGTATGCGAAGGGCCTGTCGGTCGAGCGGACGAGCTCCACACAAGGGTCTCGCGCTGCGGCTGCGGCATCCCAGACGTAGGGCACCCAAGCCAGCGGGTCGTTCCGCACAACGCGCTCCTTGGCCTTTCGGCCAGGCGCGAAATCGACTACAACGAGGTTGACGAGCGGAAAGCCAAAGTCCTCGGCCACCTGCAGCAGCGCCTTCCGGAAGGCGGCGATGTCCTCGGCGGCAACCAGATCGTGATGGCGCTGGTAATTGAACGTCATTCGAGAGTGATTGACCCAGACTCATTACGCCCGTGGCCCCATGACCACCGTCATGAGCGAGGCCCGCTCGATGTGCGCCCAATCCGCATGCTCGGCGGGTGGCTCTGGCACTGACAGAAGCCGCCGACCTGACGGCCAATCGGTCGAATGCGTTGAATCTTAGACTAACACAGGCGCCGCAGCGATCGGCTCTTGCGGCGGGGCGGCGCCAGGTCGCGGCCAAGTACGCCATCCGAGGTGCTCAAGCGGGGCTGGGCGGCACTTCTCGCAGTCCGGGGGCGTCAAGCCGCGGGTGCCGGGCCCAGCGTGCGCCAGACCAGCCGCGCGGCTGCGAGGTCCTCGAGCGCCGTGCCGACGGACTTGAACACCGTGCGCTGCCTCTCCTGCGTGCGCCCGGGCACGCTGCCGCGGCAGAGCTGGGCCAGCGTGGCACGCACGTCGGCGGCCGTGAAGACGCCGCGCGAGACCGGGCCCAGCAGGTCGCCGGCCTTGGTCAGGGCCTCTTCGGTGTCGATGGCCAGGCGGGCGCCGCGGAAGCAGTCGTCGTCGGCCTCGCGCATGGCGGGGGTGAAGCCGCCGATCAGGTCAAGGTGCGCGCCCGGCGCCAGCCAGGCGCCCTGCACCAGCGGCTCGGTGGCCAGCGTGGCGCAGCTCACGATGTCGGCGGCGCCCAAGGCAGCCTGCAAGTCGGTGGCAGCCTCGGCGTCGAAACCCTCGGTCTGCCAGCGCGCCACCAACGCGGCGGCGGCCTCGGGACGACGCGCCCACACCCGCACCTGGCGGATCGGCCTGACCGCCCGGTGCGCGGCCGGCAGCAACGCAGCCAGCCGGCCGGCGCCCACCACCAGCAGCCGCGAGGCATCGGGCCGCGCCAGGTAGCCGGCGGCCAGCGCCGAGGCCGCGACGGTGCGGCGCGCGGTCAGCGCATCGGCATCGAGCAGCGCCAGCGGCCGGCCCGTGGCGGCGTCGAAGAGTGTGTAGCTGCCGTGCAAGCCCGGCAGCCCGCGCGCGGCGTTGCCGGGCGCGACGTTGATGATCTTCACGCCGTAGAAGCCGGAGCCCTGCGGGCCCGGCCGCGTCCAGGCCGGCATCAGCAGCGAGGTGAGGCTGCCGCCGTCGCCGTCGGGCCAGGTGTGCACGTGGCGGGCGGGCACCTCCACGCCTTCGGCAAAGGCGGTTCGCAACGCCGCCACCAGGGCTGCAAAAGGCGTGGCCGAGGCCACGGCAGCGCCGTCGAACAGGCGCAGGGCGGTCATGGGCTGGACGGTCATGACCCGATGATGCCTGCGCGGCGTGTCAGGGCGCGGCCCTCAGCCCGCCGGCAGCAGGCCCTCGTGGCGCGCCACGCGCTCCAGGGCCGTCTCGAACTGGGCGCGCGCCAGTGCCGTCACCTGGTGCAGGTAGGCGTGGAGTTCGGCATCTTCGGGGCTGCGGCTCTCGCAGTCGGCGCTGTAGGCCTCGAAGTGCGACAGCTGCACCAGCAGCTCGGCGACGTGGCGCGGGCACTCGCAGGCGATGGTGGTGGACAGGCTGGCGAAGGAGGCCAGCGCCTCGTCGTCCCAGCGCCGCGCGGGCACCGGCATCGTGCTGGGCGGCACGGCGGGGCCGGGCGCCGGCCGCTCGATCTGGCCGCGCCAGCCGCGCAGCCACTGCGCCAGCGCCGCGTCGCTCTGCGGGCCGCGCAGCAGGGTCAGGCCCGGAACGCGGCCAAAAAGCCTGCAGGTGCGCTCCGACGCAAAGCCGTACAGCACCGCCATGGGCTTGCTCTTCCACGCCGGCATGGCCAACAGCAGCCGGTCGAGCCAGTCGTCCTGCAGGCTGGCGGCGTAGATCAGCAGCGCATCGGCAGTGGCGGCCAATGGCTCGGCGGCGGCCTCCTCCAGCGTCTCGAAGGGGCCTTGCAGGTGCAGCATGCGGCCGGGCGGCATCAGGGCCTGCTGCACGGCGCCCTTCAGGCGCTGGCCCAGCAGCTTGCCGACGACGACCACGCGCCAGGGCTGGGGTGGCACGCCCCCGCGAGACGACAGGCTGCGCCCGCGTGGCGGCAGCGGCACGGCAGCGCGTCCGGGCTCCGGACGCTCGGCCGCTTCGACGCGCTCGCCCGGCGGCGCCGCTGCCGGCAGGCCGGCCGCCAGGGGCAGGCTTGACGGCCCGAT
This portion of the Ideonella sp. WA131b genome encodes:
- a CDS encoding MerR family transcriptional regulator, producing MRDPSPPPIVPVDTPASADPALQEPRYRSGAVAKMLRMPVATLRVWERRYQVSQPQLSPSGQRLYSAAQVQRLAQLKQLTDLGHAIGSLARLDIAQLRHVLDTHARTLTQTAGEAVAEATIGPSSLPLAAGLPAAAPPGERVEAAERPEPGRAAVPLPPRGRSLSSRGGVPPQPWRVVVVGKLLGQRLKGAVQQALMPPGRMLHLQGPFETLEEAAAEPLAATADALLIYAASLQDDWLDRLLLAMPAWKSKPMAVLYGFASERTCRLFGRVPGLTLLRGPQSDAALAQWLRGWRGQIERPAPGPAVPPSTMPVPARRWDDEALASFASLSTTIACECPRHVAELLVQLSHFEAYSADCESRSPEDAELHAYLHQVTALARAQFETALERVARHEGLLPAG
- a CDS encoding ornithine cyclodeaminase family protein; protein product: MTALRLFDGAAVASATPFAALVAALRTAFAEGVEVPARHVHTWPDGDGGSLTSLLMPAWTRPGPQGSGFYGVKIINVAPGNAARGLPGLHGSYTLFDAATGRPLALLDADALTARRTVAASALAAGYLARPDASRLLVVGAGRLAALLPAAHRAVRPIRQVRVWARRPEAAAALVARWQTEGFDAEAATDLQAALGAADIVSCATLATEPLVQGAWLAPGAHLDLIGGFTPAMREADDDCFRGARLAIDTEEALTKAGDLLGPVSRGVFTAADVRATLAQLCRGSVPGRTQERQRTVFKSVGTALEDLAAARLVWRTLGPAPAA
- the mraZ gene encoding division/cell wall cluster transcriptional repressor MraZ, which encodes MTFRGGPVLTLDAKGRLTVPARWREQLMASVNGQLVVAKHPHGCLSLFPISVWEPFEAQLLALPQEHDAWRRLYIGSATDVEIDSGSRVLIPPELRGWAALDREVKLLGMGSSFEIWDLQRYEVREATAIALGAPEALKSLVIR
- a CDS encoding autoinducer binding domain-containing protein, producing MTFNYQRHHDLVAAEDIAAFRKALLQVAEDFGFPLVNLVVVDFAPGRKAKERVVRNDPLAWVPYVWDAAAAARDPCVELVRSTDRPFAYDQDLYAGSGAGDLWEHQAPFGFKTGIGAVLHSKPGRRFCAIGMDRDEPLPGNHAERMRLFASLQLLVAFVQDAAYRLLLPDQIDRQVIDLSARERDVLAWASQGKSTWETGMLLSMSEHTVNRYLTSAVKRLGCASEAQAVAKAFEAGLL
- a CDS encoding UDP-N-acetylmuramoyl-L-alanyl-D-glutamate--2,6-diaminopimelate ligase; translated protein: MSRAGPLRSSTARAPSSVSSTPNTSAWTPSARRRPHTPACSAWPASSSRWAASRPPSRCTSTTRQPRWGPRDERCRPPARQRSPRQGCRGRRGQRPQRQLRHQPAAGQPDATLALPPRGRPGGGGLCGVVPARRVAADPAHRLLPGRGREALRRDAALAGQPRPHPRPPRPAAGHQRGHAQRAGGHAQLRGRCGPAPRPGRGAENALRRAPGPARRRHRHGAAQAPRHRRAVAGPAGAAAQGPAPGAGLPAPLARGRVGRARGGLHPARRTGPAGRGHRWRRAGLRRSPVGPCRPAHGGARPLRPCGRGHRRTGRSTTRRGRAARHRQQGPVLRLAAAAGGGDRAPRAAGQRGGPRRQDRRGAGTGQLPELRPRAARHHAPREAAQRRIDRRVRARLDDEALHRRAGAGAWTLAARDTHRDRAGAHHRRRPPHQRRPPARRAQRGRGHPEEQQRRHREDGAADALARDARAVHGHRTGAATADRLPGCRHGPAAPLPGLARDREGHDELRLRPVGQPVPDRAGLHGVRQRRAAAAGEHAQARGGRCAGGRRPAPGCPRRCAGCRRPARDQPRDCARRARDVASGRGPRRHRAQGAGAGLLGGRQDGHRTQARGQDLQHQQVPLVLRRAGAGERAAHRGGGHGRRAGQGRVLRGRDCRAGVQSDRGADAARHERGARPRRQGADRHQGRAGRAGELLVQALHTPAQAADWLRERVRGTLVADSRRVRPGDGFVAGPGRVVDARGFVPAALAAGAAACLVEADGVAAFGLGADVRLASLPGLKAAAGAVAHDVFGRPSERLTVVATTGTNGKTSTAWWTAQALSALGRPAGVVGTLGVGEPPSRRGPGQLQATGLTTPDTLTLHATLARFVRDGLTACALEASSIGLVEHRLDGCAIDIALFTNLTQDHLDYHGTMAAYGAAKRRLFDWPGLKAAVVNVDDAFGARLAAELSGSGLDVWTVSLHGPARLVAGARQYGPDGLVFEVTEGSARQTLTTAVVGEFNASNLLVVLGGLRAVGVPLAEAVAALGAVTPVPGRLQRISAEGDDVEAVVDYAHTPDALEQVLATLRPMARARGGRLVCVFGCGGDRDATKRPRMGAVATQRADRVIVTSDNPRSEDPAAIVAQVLAGASGEAEGVVDRRQAVARALREAAPGDVVLVAGKGHETTQVIAGIAHPYSDADEVQAALAARRTRA
- the murF gene encoding UDP-N-acetylmuramoyl-tripeptide--D-alanyl-D-alanine ligase; this encodes MMTLAQAQALLPGSTVVGPAERGFARVHTDTRTINPGDLFVALRGERFDGHDFIAQAKASGAVAVLASRADALGPASPGGLPGLHVADTLAALQQLAQGWRHRLHLPLVAVTGSNGKTTVTQMVAAILRAAHGPGMLATEGNLNNHIGVPLTLLRLRQDDEHGHRAAVVELGMNHAGEIALLASLAQPTVALVNNAQREHLEFMKSVEAVADENGAVIDALPAGGTAVIPADDVFTARWRQRAGARRVLSFGGEGSGADVVATGTWDTAAAAWALELATPAGTVTLSLHAPGTHNLRNAAAAAACALAAGERLAAVQAGLAAFRPVAGRSQLHRLVSPAGPVTLVDDSYNANPDSVLAAIEVLAGLPGPRWLILGDMAEVGDEGPRFHAEVGRRAHERGIEAFWAAGPLCARAGAHRHFAGTAELVAALQDGSPGQGAAAPVRSVLVKGSRFMKMERVVQALRAAWGDAPCS
- the rsmH gene encoding 16S rRNA (cytosine(1402)-N(4))-methyltransferase RsmH, translated to MPVYAPPVYSPLATGSHTTVLRDEAVEALVTQPAGTYVDGTFGRGGHSRAVLAKLAPGGRLVAFDKDPAALAEAARITDPRFAVRHASFGDMTAELAALGIAQVQGVLLDLGVSSPQLDDPSRGFSFRADAPLDMRMDTTRGETAAEFLARADTKTIEEVIREHGEERFAAAIAKALVARRESGAPVRTTFELSALVARAVKTREPGQDPATRTFQALRIHVNAELEALQQGLKAALALLAPAGRLVVISFHSLEDRIVKTFIAAESRDVVDRRAPMAPPKPLRLRALARVRPSAAEVAANPRARSALMRVAERTAVPA
- a CDS encoding autoinducer binding domain-containing protein, with translation MIPQDFQQLGLSKDRASFEAGLVAIAQSLDFEIASAAVAVDRPGREPIFEMLGNIPLAWSEAARDASDAARDPVMQRMRNSGVPFAYDQQLYVAEGAGDLWESQAPFGYRTGIAIAMHLPGGHHFLLGVDRSRALPAERVAANRLVADICLLAVHAQEAAMRVLLPDTPQPAPAQRLTRREVEVLNWTKEGKSAWAVGQILGMSEATVQSHLRNVRRKMGVSSKHQAILRAIALGLITQ